Proteins encoded by one window of Yersinia massiliensis:
- the nrfB gene encoding cytochrome c nitrite reductase pentaheme subunit has product MRVLRSFCSAALLAVLTLCTLPSHATTQTAPPQAADSRHVVAPQRDPDAACTQCHKEQKDELHGKHAGAINPNTQLAVTCTNCHGKASLLHRNGVKDVMRFNRDMLNADKAMFSVSQQNSVCMSCHQPEKLREAFWPHDVHMLKLSCVSCHQLHPKTDPMQGLDDKGRVKICVDCHRRQQELIPKETP; this is encoded by the coding sequence ATGCGCGTTTTACGTTCATTCTGTTCAGCAGCGCTGCTGGCAGTGTTGACCTTGTGCACGCTGCCCAGTCACGCCACAACACAGACCGCACCACCGCAAGCGGCGGATTCGCGTCATGTTGTGGCGCCGCAACGCGATCCAGATGCGGCTTGCACCCAGTGCCACAAAGAGCAAAAAGATGAGTTACACGGCAAGCATGCGGGGGCCATTAATCCGAATACGCAATTGGCTGTCACTTGTACCAACTGTCATGGTAAAGCCTCACTTCTACACAGAAACGGCGTCAAAGATGTGATGCGATTTAACCGCGATATGCTGAATGCCGATAAGGCGATGTTCAGCGTATCGCAACAAAATAGTGTCTGCATGAGTTGTCATCAGCCGGAGAAATTACGAGAGGCATTTTGGCCCCATGATGTGCATATGCTGAAGTTATCTTGTGTCAGTTGCCATCAGTTGCACCCGAAAACAGATCCTATGCAGGGTTTGGATGACAAAGGGCGGGTCAAGATCTGTGTGGATTGCCATCGTCGCCAGCAGGAGCTGATACCGAAGGAAACGCCATGA
- the nrfA gene encoding ammonia-forming nitrite reductase cytochrome c552 subunit: protein MSVGILALLAIGWAFTLAAAPTPPIEARNDKFAEQHIDQFTSWLKTKESGPREDALAEDPNLVILWAGYPFAKDYNKPRGHYYAVTDVRETLRTAAPKTAEDGPLPMACWSCKSPDVARLINEQGEEGYFKGTWARGGPEVVNQLGCADCHDTASADFAAGKPALVLSRPYAERALQSINKPFDHASRLDQQSMVCSQCHVEYHFAGKDKEVKFPWDKGTDVESMEKYYDEIAFSDWIHPLSKTPMLKAQHPEYETWRAGIHGKNNVSCIDCHMPKIQNAAGKVYTDHQIRNPFESFETTCVNCHTQDKKTLQDIVAERKASIQEMKLNVERQLVHAHYEAKAAWDAGATEEEMKPILQDIRHAQWRWDYAIASHGIHMHAPDVGLKVLGGALNKAADARTKLTRLLATKGISHEIPLPDISTKLNAQKALGMDMDKLNREKQEFLQQVVPAWDDQARKAGRLSQ from the coding sequence ATGTCGGTAGGGATATTGGCTCTTTTGGCAATAGGGTGGGCATTTACTCTGGCGGCCGCACCTACACCACCGATTGAGGCCCGCAACGATAAATTCGCTGAGCAGCATATTGATCAGTTCACTTCTTGGCTAAAAACCAAAGAGAGTGGACCCCGTGAAGATGCCTTGGCAGAAGATCCAAACTTGGTGATCCTTTGGGCAGGTTATCCCTTCGCGAAAGATTATAACAAACCTCGTGGACACTATTATGCCGTGACTGATGTGCGGGAAACGTTGCGTACTGCTGCACCGAAAACTGCCGAAGATGGCCCCTTACCCATGGCTTGTTGGAGTTGTAAAAGCCCAGATGTCGCTCGCTTAATCAATGAACAGGGCGAAGAAGGTTACTTCAAAGGAACATGGGCCAGAGGCGGGCCAGAAGTGGTCAATCAGTTAGGCTGTGCGGACTGCCATGATACCGCGTCAGCTGATTTTGCAGCGGGCAAACCTGCATTGGTGTTATCTCGCCCTTATGCAGAACGCGCGTTGCAATCCATCAATAAGCCTTTCGATCATGCTAGCCGTCTAGACCAACAATCCATGGTCTGCAGTCAGTGCCATGTTGAATATCACTTTGCGGGCAAAGACAAAGAGGTGAAATTCCCTTGGGATAAAGGCACCGACGTGGAATCAATGGAGAAATATTATGATGAAATCGCGTTCTCTGATTGGATTCATCCGCTCTCTAAAACCCCAATGTTAAAAGCACAGCATCCTGAGTATGAAACTTGGCGCGCTGGTATTCACGGCAAAAATAATGTCAGTTGTATCGATTGCCATATGCCGAAAATTCAAAATGCGGCGGGCAAAGTTTATACCGACCACCAAATTCGTAACCCTTTCGAGAGTTTCGAAACCACGTGTGTTAATTGCCATACCCAAGACAAAAAAACGTTGCAGGATATCGTCGCCGAACGTAAAGCCAGCATTCAGGAAATGAAACTGAATGTCGAAAGACAACTGGTTCACGCGCATTACGAGGCCAAAGCTGCTTGGGATGCCGGTGCGACTGAAGAAGAAATGAAGCCTATCTTGCAAGATATCCGTCATGCGCAGTGGCGTTGGGATTATGCCATCGCTTCCCACGGCATTCATATGCATGCCCCTGATGTTGGTTTGAAAGTGCTGGGCGGTGCGTTGAATAAAGCCGCCGATGCACGTACCAAACTGACGCGTTTGCTCGCCACGAAAGGCATTAGCCACGAGATTCCGTTGCCGGATATTTCGACCAAACTCAATGCGCAAAAAGCGTTGGGGATGGATATGGATAAGCTGAACCGTGAGAAGCAGGAGTTTCTGCAACAAGTGGTGCCAGCCTGGGATGATCAAGCCCGAAAAGCAGGCCGTTTGAGCCAGTAA